Proteins encoded together in one Lysinibacillus sp. FSL K6-0232 window:
- a CDS encoding coproporphyrinogen III oxidase, whose translation MKIIHIDQKYPEDWIRVLNHIANLFFEDSKLKVEPEDAEMAASFSYEVGDDFSITTKAILTVDGKEYTTHYSIQYESVATDRELNIRIKRALSHVFLDVLEQHTGMHQQWGILTGVRPTKLYHKFRKAGKSEQEIAELLIRDFRLSKEKVALLKEIVDRQLVTIPDIDDIGKEISIYIGIPFCPTKCAYCTFPAYAIGSNRKQGRVTTFLDGLHIELREMGKWLKDNNMTITSIYWGGGTPTSIEADEMDALYQTMYDSFPNPETIREVTVEAGRPDTITPEKLAVLKKWGIDRISVNPQSYTDETLKAIGRHHTVQETIDKFWLARESGMNNINMDLIIGLPNEGVEEFQHSLEESAKMQPESLTVHTLSFKRASEMTRNKEKYKVADRDTVAEMMQMAQVWTKENNYVPYYLYRQKNILGNLENVGYSKAGEESIYNIVIMEEVQTILGIGCGASSKFVHPDTGKITQFHNPKDPAAYIMTFEEAIGKKIELLDELYKA comes from the coding sequence ATGAAAATTATTCACATAGATCAAAAATACCCTGAGGATTGGATTCGCGTATTAAACCATATAGCGAATTTATTTTTTGAGGATTCCAAGCTAAAGGTGGAACCAGAGGATGCGGAGATGGCTGCATCATTTTCCTATGAGGTTGGAGATGATTTTTCAATAACGACAAAAGCTATATTAACAGTAGATGGTAAAGAATATACAACACATTACAGTATTCAATATGAATCAGTCGCAACAGATCGAGAGCTCAATATTCGTATAAAGCGTGCATTGTCACATGTATTTTTAGATGTATTAGAGCAGCATACAGGGATGCATCAGCAATGGGGGATTTTAACAGGAGTACGCCCAACAAAGCTCTATCATAAATTTAGAAAAGCAGGTAAAAGTGAGCAGGAAATTGCTGAGCTATTAATCCGAGATTTCCGTCTATCAAAGGAGAAGGTTGCACTATTGAAGGAAATTGTAGATCGTCAATTAGTAACGATTCCTGATATAGACGATATTGGAAAGGAAATTAGTATTTATATCGGCATTCCATTTTGCCCAACAAAATGTGCATATTGTACATTCCCAGCATATGCGATTGGTAGTAACCGCAAACAGGGTCGTGTCACTACATTTTTAGATGGTTTGCATATAGAATTACGTGAAATGGGCAAATGGTTAAAGGACAATAATATGACCATTACCTCTATTTATTGGGGAGGTGGTACACCAACGTCCATTGAGGCAGATGAAATGGATGCCTTATACCAAACAATGTATGACTCATTCCCAAACCCTGAAACGATTCGAGAGGTCACTGTTGAGGCTGGAAGACCTGATACGATTACACCTGAAAAATTAGCAGTACTGAAAAAATGGGGGATTGATCGTATAAGTGTGAATCCACAATCCTATACAGATGAAACATTAAAAGCAATTGGCCGCCATCATACTGTTCAAGAAACCATCGATAAGTTTTGGCTTGCACGTGAATCAGGTATGAACAATATTAATATGGACTTGATTATTGGCTTGCCGAATGAAGGTGTTGAGGAATTTCAGCATTCATTAGAGGAATCTGCTAAAATGCAGCCTGAGTCATTGACGGTTCATACATTGTCATTTAAACGTGCTTCTGAAATGACACGTAATAAGGAAAAATATAAAGTTGCGGATCGTGATACAGTTGCCGAAATGATGCAGATGGCACAGGTATGGACAAAGGAAAATAACTATGTACCATACTATTTATATCGTCAAAAAAATATTTTAGGTAATTTAGAGAATGTTGGCTATAGCAAGGCTGGTGAGGAAAGTATCTATAATATTGTGATTATGGAAGAAGTGCAAACGATTTTAGGAATTGGCTGCGGAGCATCCTCAAAATTTGTGCATCCTGACACAGGGAAAATCACACAGTTCCACAATCCAAAAGACCCTGCTGCCTATATTATGACCTTTGAAGAGGCTATTGGTAAAAAAATCGAGCTTTTAGATGAGCTATATAAAGCATAG
- a CDS encoding GntP family permease: MLFIIILIGVLFVVVGTAKLKLHPFLALLISAFFVGIASGMPLLTVVESINTGFGGLMTSIGLVIIAGTIIGLILEKSGAAYRMAEVVLRIVGPKRPQLAMSLIGYIVSIPVFCDSGFIILSSLQKSLAKRANVTIASMAVALATGLFATHVLVPPTPGPIAAAGNIGAADYLGTVIVIGLLVAIPATFVGYLWSVKVATKIRVPEDEVEALDYEEVIKSFGKMPSTFKAFLPIILPIVLIGLGSVAALVGDTESTLNTIFKFLGSPTVALFLGVAAAFLLLPEISETTLTGWIGESLKEAAPILLITGAGGSFGTVIKNAGVGEMLQEMDLGMFASGTLFLLVPFIVAAALKTAQGSSTTALVITSTLVAPMLVTLGIDGAVPLALVVMAIGAGAMTVSHVNDSFFWVITQYSGMEVTQAYKAQTVATLLQGLVTIIITMVLWWIFV, encoded by the coding sequence ATGTTGTTCATTATTATTTTAATAGGGGTATTGTTTGTTGTAGTGGGAACAGCAAAATTAAAGCTTCATCCATTTTTAGCTTTATTAATAAGTGCTTTCTTCGTTGGAATTGCTTCAGGTATGCCGTTATTAACGGTAGTAGAAAGTATTAATACAGGATTTGGCGGTCTAATGACAAGCATTGGCTTAGTTATTATCGCTGGAACGATTATAGGGTTAATTTTAGAAAAATCAGGTGCTGCCTATCGTATGGCAGAGGTAGTGCTACGGATTGTTGGTCCAAAACGTCCACAATTAGCAATGTCTTTAATTGGTTATATCGTGTCTATTCCAGTATTTTGTGATTCAGGCTTTATTATTTTATCTAGCTTGCAAAAATCATTGGCAAAGCGAGCGAATGTCACGATTGCATCTATGGCAGTAGCTCTAGCAACTGGCTTATTTGCAACGCATGTATTAGTACCACCAACTCCAGGGCCTATTGCAGCAGCAGGAAATATTGGCGCAGCAGATTATTTAGGAACAGTCATTGTCATTGGTTTACTAGTAGCGATACCAGCGACATTTGTAGGTTATCTATGGTCAGTAAAAGTGGCGACAAAAATTCGAGTTCCTGAAGATGAGGTAGAGGCATTAGATTATGAGGAAGTCATTAAATCCTTTGGGAAAATGCCATCAACCTTTAAAGCATTTTTACCAATCATCCTACCAATCGTTTTAATTGGTCTTGGCTCTGTCGCAGCATTAGTTGGAGATACAGAATCCACATTGAACACTATCTTTAAATTTTTAGGTTCGCCAACAGTTGCATTGTTTTTAGGGGTAGCGGCTGCCTTTTTATTATTACCTGAAATTAGTGAAACAACATTAACAGGCTGGATTGGTGAAAGCTTAAAAGAAGCGGCTCCTATTTTATTGATTACAGGAGCTGGTGGTTCATTTGGTACAGTTATTAAAAATGCAGGTGTTGGAGAAATGCTACAGGAAATGGATTTAGGAATGTTTGCATCAGGCACATTATTCCTGCTTGTGCCGTTTATAGTAGCAGCAGCGTTGAAAACAGCTCAAGGTTCTTCCACAACAGCTCTTGTGATTACCTCTACTTTAGTAGCCCCAATGCTTGTGACATTGGGAATTGATGGAGCGGTACCATTAGCATTAGTGGTGATGGCAATTGGTGCTGGGGCAATGACAGTAAGCCATGTGAATGATAGTTTTTTCTGGGTCATTACACAGTATAGTGGTATGGAAGTTACACAAGCCTATAAAGCACAAACCGTTGCAACATTATTGCAAGGTCTTGTAACCATTATTATTACGATGGTGCTATGGTGGATATTTGTTTAA
- a CDS encoding copper amine oxidase N-terminal domain-containing protein: protein MKMKKLAPVAMTALLFGSVVVPTASANEHMTELEVPQIQPVYIFDDTRGMVEDIRVGENITYYTVKDDEQINVLEITKDTLVFDNTGKRVELKEGDKVVAYTFANKPQKYIYPPQFDPDVVIVESEDAGFVEVDYFFENLVNTYNLLKLNIGDDTELLNAKGETVASKDLTNKHLVVFYTASTKSIPAQTTPTKIIVLDNADESVIDPIEAEITAIIASEAYEVAGIKMVPLRSIAEKLGYQVVATGKTVILTKGDTTYTMTRGEKAFHFNQALHTLQVAPALLNGATTYVPVELINNYLK, encoded by the coding sequence ATGAAGATGAAAAAATTAGCACCTGTAGCAATGACTGCATTATTATTTGGCAGCGTTGTAGTACCAACAGCTTCAGCAAATGAGCATATGACTGAGTTAGAGGTTCCACAAATTCAACCTGTATATATTTTCGATGACACACGTGGCATGGTTGAGGATATCCGTGTTGGTGAAAATATTACATATTATACAGTGAAAGACGATGAGCAAATAAATGTTTTAGAAATTACAAAAGATACGCTTGTCTTTGATAATACTGGTAAAAGAGTAGAACTAAAAGAGGGAGACAAAGTCGTGGCATATACATTTGCCAACAAGCCACAAAAATATATTTATCCACCGCAGTTTGATCCTGATGTAGTAATTGTTGAGTCAGAGGACGCTGGCTTTGTGGAAGTTGATTATTTCTTTGAGAATTTGGTAAATACGTATAATTTATTGAAGTTAAATATTGGAGATGACACAGAGCTGTTAAATGCTAAGGGAGAAACAGTAGCATCTAAAGACTTAACAAATAAGCATCTTGTTGTGTTTTATACAGCTTCAACTAAAAGCATTCCAGCACAAACAACACCAACAAAAATTATTGTGCTAGATAATGCTGATGAAAGCGTAATTGACCCAATAGAGGCAGAAATTACTGCTATTATTGCATCAGAAGCTTATGAGGTCGCAGGTATAAAAATGGTCCCATTACGCTCAATCGCTGAAAAGCTTGGCTATCAAGTAGTGGCAACAGGAAAAACGGTGATCTTGACAAAAGGAGATACGACATACACAATGACGCGTGGAGAAAAAGCATTTCATTTTAATCAAGCACTGCACACACTGCAAGTAGCTCCTGCATTGTTAAATGGTGCAACAACATATGTACCCGTTGAATTGATTAACAATTATTTGAAATAG
- a CDS encoding ABC transporter ATP-binding protein, with amino-acid sequence MAHLQLKHIYKTYSDGTNAVENFNLEVMDKEFIVLVGPSGCGKSTTLRMIAGLEGISSGEILIDGVLVNELKPKDRNIAMVFQNYALYPHLSIYDNMAFNLKLQKINKYEIKRKIERIAEILDLTKYLNKKPKSLSGGQRQRVALGRAIVRDAKVFLLDEPLSNLDAKLRMHMRTEIIQLHRHLQTTTIYVTHDQTEALTMASRIVVMKDGKMLQIGTPYEVYEKPQNIFVADFIGSPSMNFFYGILTTEGFNVNGFLVNINAEDMALLLDKGYLHKELVLGIRPEDISYGQMEKETYQAIITVIEILGSEAILYCDLYGEQIIAKLNTASKFNIGDAISLQFNMAKAHFFDKETEQRIF; translated from the coding sequence ATGGCTCATTTACAATTAAAGCATATTTATAAAACATATAGCGATGGCACAAATGCGGTGGAGAATTTTAATTTAGAAGTAATGGATAAGGAATTTATTGTGCTTGTTGGCCCATCTGGATGTGGAAAATCAACAACTTTAAGAATGATAGCGGGCTTAGAGGGCATTTCATCAGGTGAAATTTTAATAGATGGAGTGCTTGTCAATGAGTTAAAGCCTAAAGACCGCAATATCGCTATGGTGTTTCAAAATTATGCACTTTATCCTCATTTAAGTATTTATGACAATATGGCATTTAATTTAAAATTACAAAAGATTAATAAATATGAGATAAAAAGAAAAATTGAGCGAATTGCTGAGATTTTAGATTTAACGAAGTATCTCAATAAGAAGCCAAAATCTTTGTCTGGTGGGCAACGGCAAAGAGTAGCATTAGGTCGAGCAATTGTCAGAGATGCGAAAGTTTTTTTACTGGACGAGCCTTTGTCAAATTTAGATGCCAAGCTAAGAATGCATATGCGTACAGAGATTATTCAACTGCATAGGCATCTACAAACAACTACAATTTATGTCACACATGATCAAACAGAAGCGTTAACAATGGCATCAAGAATTGTTGTAATGAAGGATGGAAAGATGCTGCAAATTGGAACGCCCTATGAAGTATATGAAAAACCGCAAAATATTTTTGTAGCAGATTTTATAGGCTCACCATCAATGAATTTTTTTTATGGCATCCTAACAACTGAAGGTTTTAACGTAAACGGCTTCCTCGTCAACATCAATGCTGAAGATATGGCATTACTGTTGGACAAAGGCTACTTACATAAAGAATTAGTTCTTGGTATACGTCCTGAAGACATTTCCTATGGACAGATGGAGAAGGAAACGTATCAAGCAATAATCACCGTCATAGAAATACTAGGCTCTGAAGCCATTCTCTATTGTGATTTATATGGTGAGCAGATCATTGCCAAGCTCAACACTGCTTCAAAATTTAATATAGGTGATGCAATTTCCTTACAATTTAATATGGCTAAGGCTCATTTTTTTGACAAAGAAACAGAACAAAGAATTTTTTAA
- a CDS encoding MBL fold metallo-hydrolase produces MKKIIVVLLCILLVAGCTEAVKTEKIPVTAGHDMRVHFIDVGQGDSILLESPNGKTMLVDGGVKGAGQQVVAYLKELGVNKLDIVVATHPDADHIGGLIPVLNAMSIQQFYDSGKVHTSQTFEEMLMLIDEKNIPYHIPKTGDTLDFDKDLSVKVLNADENAADNNDASIVLKIAYGNVSFLLTGDAGIALEKEMLQYDVSATVLKAGHHGSNTSSSADFIQAVKPKVTILSYGQDNKYGHPHAEVMERLQTVGSKVYATAKEGTIIVSTDGVNYAVNDEEAYKVEASAPTTAIDIVSKDLVAEIVEIKNNGQQTVSLKDWQLISIEGNQVFKFPNVSLQPGKTIYITSGTDAREGKNYIKWTTRQIWLNDGDAAQLRNEKGELVSELD; encoded by the coding sequence ATGAAAAAAATAATCGTAGTATTACTTTGTATTTTGCTAGTAGCAGGCTGTACTGAGGCAGTGAAGACAGAGAAAATTCCTGTAACGGCTGGTCACGATATGCGTGTTCATTTTATTGATGTAGGGCAGGGAGATTCGATTTTACTAGAGTCGCCAAATGGTAAAACAATGCTTGTAGACGGTGGTGTAAAAGGAGCAGGGCAACAGGTTGTTGCTTATTTGAAGGAACTTGGTGTTAATAAGCTTGATATAGTCGTTGCGACACATCCTGATGCTGACCATATTGGCGGGCTAATACCTGTATTAAATGCTATGTCAATTCAGCAGTTTTACGATTCAGGTAAGGTACATACTTCGCAAACCTTTGAAGAAATGCTAATGCTAATTGATGAGAAAAATATTCCTTATCATATACCAAAAACAGGTGACACGCTTGATTTTGATAAGGATTTAAGTGTCAAGGTGCTTAATGCTGACGAAAATGCCGCAGATAATAATGATGCTTCAATTGTTTTAAAAATAGCATATGGCAATGTATCCTTTTTATTAACTGGGGATGCTGGTATAGCCTTAGAAAAAGAAATGCTACAATACGATGTAAGCGCAACTGTGCTAAAGGCTGGGCATCACGGCTCTAATACAAGTAGCTCAGCAGACTTTATTCAAGCTGTTAAACCTAAGGTAACAATCTTAAGCTATGGACAGGATAATAAATATGGTCATCCACACGCTGAAGTGATGGAGCGTTTACAGACAGTTGGTAGTAAAGTCTATGCCACTGCTAAGGAAGGAACGATTATTGTATCAACAGATGGGGTAAACTATGCCGTAAATGATGAGGAAGCATACAAGGTAGAAGCATCAGCACCAACAACAGCTATTGATATTGTGAGCAAAGACTTAGTAGCTGAAATTGTAGAAATTAAAAATAATGGGCAACAAACTGTATCTTTAAAGGATTGGCAACTGATTTCAATAGAAGGAAATCAAGTTTTTAAGTTTCCTAATGTATCATTACAGCCAGGTAAAACTATTTATATTACAAGTGGCACAGATGCACGAGAGGGAAAAAATTATATAAAATGGACAACGAGGCAAATTTGGTTAAATGATGGAGATGCTGCACAACTACGAAATGAGAAAGGGGAACTTGTAAGTGAGCTTGACTAA
- a CDS encoding DUF3006 domain-containing protein, with the protein MSLTKYTLDRIEDGYAVFLKYPAEEEQLIISQSAMSKPVEVGARVQIEEIDGHYNIEILKEETEQRQANIQRLMDKLRKKNNHR; encoded by the coding sequence GTGAGCTTGACTAAATACACGTTAGACCGTATTGAAGATGGCTATGCGGTGTTTTTAAAGTATCCAGCGGAAGAAGAACAACTTATTATTTCACAGTCAGCCATGAGCAAGCCTGTAGAGGTAGGTGCACGTGTGCAAATAGAAGAAATCGACGGACACTACAACATTGAAATATTAAAGGAAGAAACGGAGCAAAGACAAGCCAATATTCAACGTTTAATGGATAAACTACGCAAAAAAAATAACCATCGCTAA
- a CDS encoding glycerate kinase has product MKVIISPDSYKGTLSAVEVAKAMQKGILEANPMIETIILPIADGGEGTLDSLITSTDGQYFSVNVLDPLGRTIPAQYGVLGDQETCVIEMAQASGIMLLQDNEKNPEYASSYGTGQLIKAALDQGFRKFIVGIGGSATNDAGVGMLKALGVRFLNEDGVELEHGISHLLQLNTIDISKLDRRVKEATFTIACDVDNPLIGQRGATAVFGPQKGVIAHQIAHFDNCLKQFADIVERQFAIRLHDYKGAGAAGGMGGALIAFLQGTFYAGIDIVMDAVQLQRHLLDAQMIITGEGKSDLQTLHGKAPIGVAKAAKLANVEAILLSGGIDTEAKPALQKHFCIVESLVDEEVTIRQALQKPAYFISLKARGIFEHYIQKGDD; this is encoded by the coding sequence ATGAAAGTTATTATTAGTCCAGATTCCTACAAAGGCACATTATCAGCTGTTGAAGTTGCTAAAGCGATGCAAAAAGGAATTTTAGAAGCAAATCCAATGATTGAAACCATTATTCTACCAATTGCAGATGGTGGGGAGGGAACGCTTGACTCGCTTATTACCTCTACAGATGGTCAATATTTTTCAGTGAATGTATTAGACCCACTAGGAAGAACTATTCCAGCACAATATGGTGTATTGGGTGATCAGGAAACATGTGTGATAGAAATGGCACAGGCCTCAGGAATTATGCTGTTGCAAGATAATGAAAAAAATCCTGAGTATGCCTCTTCTTATGGAACAGGTCAATTAATTAAGGCAGCGCTTGACCAAGGCTTTAGAAAATTTATTGTTGGTATTGGTGGTAGCGCAACAAATGATGCTGGAGTTGGTATGTTAAAGGCTTTAGGTGTGCGCTTTTTAAATGAGGATGGCGTAGAGCTTGAGCATGGTATTTCACATTTATTACAGTTAAACACTATAGATATTAGCAAACTTGATAGAAGAGTAAAAGAAGCAACATTTACAATTGCTTGTGATGTGGATAATCCTTTAATTGGTCAGCGGGGTGCAACAGCGGTTTTTGGTCCACAAAAAGGTGTTATAGCACATCAAATTGCACATTTTGATAACTGTTTAAAGCAATTTGCGGATATTGTTGAAAGGCAATTTGCCATTCGTTTACATGATTATAAAGGTGCAGGAGCTGCTGGTGGAATGGGTGGGGCTTTAATTGCATTTTTACAAGGAACCTTTTATGCAGGCATTGATATTGTGATGGATGCTGTACAGCTACAAAGGCATTTACTAGATGCACAGATGATTATAACAGGTGAAGGAAAATCTGATTTGCAAACATTGCATGGCAAAGCACCAATAGGGGTAGCAAAAGCTGCGAAGCTCGCAAATGTAGAAGCAATTTTATTGTCTGGAGGAATTGATACAGAGGCTAAACCTGCACTTCAAAAGCATTTTTGTATTGTGGAGTCATTGGTAGATGAGGAGGTAACTATTCGACAGGCACTACAAAAACCTGCGTATTTTATTTCTTTAAAAGCAAGGGGAATTTTTGAACATTACATACAAAAAGGGGATGATTAA
- a CDS encoding HAD family hydrolase produces MAINTIIFDLDDTLLWDKKSVKTAFEKTCDYAATVHHVNADELEEAVRTEARTLYEGYETYDYTVLIGINPFEGLWGSFDDPTDSFQKMKEIAPAYRAAAWTNGLAALGIEDAAFGAELGERFVAERKVSPFLYEDTFAVLDALKGKYQLILLTNGAPSLQNLKLEITPEIAPYFDHIIISGDFGKGKPDAAIFEHVMEKVGITADDAIMVGDNLNTDILGSSRVGMRNVWINRENNVVNGAVTPTYEVDSLTALLELVKEL; encoded by the coding sequence ATGGCTATTAATACAATTATTTTTGATTTAGATGATACATTATTATGGGATAAGAAATCTGTTAAAACAGCATTTGAAAAAACATGTGATTATGCCGCGACAGTACATCATGTAAATGCTGATGAGCTAGAGGAAGCTGTACGCACAGAGGCACGTACATTATATGAAGGCTATGAAACATATGATTATACGGTATTAATTGGCATCAATCCATTTGAGGGACTTTGGGGGTCTTTTGATGATCCAACAGATTCGTTTCAAAAAATGAAAGAAATTGCACCAGCCTATCGTGCAGCTGCTTGGACAAATGGCTTAGCGGCTCTTGGCATTGAGGATGCTGCGTTTGGAGCAGAGCTAGGGGAGCGTTTTGTAGCAGAGCGTAAAGTATCGCCATTTTTATATGAAGATACATTTGCTGTGCTTGATGCATTAAAGGGGAAATATCAATTGATATTACTAACAAACGGTGCACCAAGCTTACAAAATTTAAAGCTCGAAATTACACCAGAAATTGCGCCATATTTCGATCATATTATTATTTCAGGGGATTTTGGCAAAGGAAAGCCAGATGCAGCTATTTTTGAGCATGTTATGGAGAAGGTAGGTATTACGGCTGATGATGCGATTATGGTTGGTGATAATTTAAATACAGATATTTTAGGCTCCTCTCGTGTAGGGATGCGAAATGTTTGGATTAACCGCGAAAACAATGTTGTAAACGGTGCTGTAACACCTACTTATGAAGTCGATTCATTA
- a CDS encoding YlbF family regulator, translating to MINIYNDINALEATFRKTSEFETLQAAVEVVKNDEEALNVFKNFRKIQMELQKKQLAGEDLLEDELVYAQKAAQLAQQNEKISAMLEAEMALSKVIEEVNRILIKPIQSLYEGLQ from the coding sequence ATGATTAATATTTATAATGACATTAATGCATTAGAGGCAACTTTCCGTAAAACTTCTGAGTTTGAAACTTTACAAGCAGCAGTGGAAGTTGTGAAGAATGATGAAGAGGCATTAAATGTCTTTAAAAACTTCCGAAAAATCCAAATGGAGCTGCAGAAAAAACAATTAGCAGGCGAGGATTTATTGGAAGATGAGCTTGTCTATGCGCAAAAAGCAGCACAACTTGCACAACAAAATGAAAAAATTTCAGCGATGCTTGAAGCAGAAATGGCATTAAGCAAAGTAATTGAGGAAGTAAATCGCATTTTAATCAAACCGATTCAAAGTTTATATGAGGGGCTTCAATAA
- a CDS encoding CdaR family transcriptional regulator: protein MLTKKLAEEIVYQTMLRLRHNINVISPTGVILASGDRMRVENIHEGALYVAQTKQTLIINEDNIALYPNTKPGINMPILYQDEVVGVIGITGESKDMLDIANLVQLTTEIMTHQALVESKSEWQRKNNDYIFEALVHGSKLDAALNERMQKLPFTLKAPFQVILVSLNESSYAENTMPFFFEDLFYKQPVLAGHSQLQEYYILLSDYQEQRSRSILKALRKKKQKLASLQIGIGPVVQHLSQLPYSYQGAKTALKFATIHNELTFFEDVELFSLFKDHEFEEVQAFQQRILQKINAKQLETLQTFFDCNLQLKLCAQQLNIHRHTLTYRLNKIRELTGYDPQYFEDAVILKIACTLRTLSISKELSKKGRPF from the coding sequence ATGCTAACAAAAAAATTGGCAGAGGAAATTGTCTATCAAACAATGTTGCGCTTACGCCATAATATTAATGTCATTAGTCCAACAGGGGTTATCCTTGCCTCTGGCGATAGGATGCGAGTGGAAAATATTCATGAAGGCGCACTTTATGTAGCACAAACGAAACAGACATTAATTATTAATGAAGACAATATAGCATTATATCCGAATACAAAGCCTGGCATTAATATGCCTATTCTGTATCAGGATGAGGTAGTTGGCGTCATTGGGATTACAGGGGAATCTAAGGATATGCTTGATATTGCTAACCTTGTCCAGCTAACAACAGAAATCATGACACATCAAGCACTTGTTGAGTCAAAAAGTGAATGGCAGCGGAAAAATAACGACTATATCTTTGAGGCACTTGTACATGGTAGTAAGCTAGATGCTGCTTTAAATGAGCGAATGCAAAAATTACCCTTTACACTTAAAGCTCCTTTTCAAGTTATTTTAGTAAGCTTAAATGAATCCTCCTATGCAGAAAATACAATGCCATTCTTTTTTGAGGATTTATTTTATAAGCAGCCTGTTCTCGCTGGTCATAGTCAATTGCAGGAATATTATATTCTGCTAAGCGACTATCAAGAGCAGCGTTCCCGCTCCATTTTAAAAGCGTTACGCAAGAAAAAGCAGAAACTCGCTTCCTTACAAATTGGTATCGGACCTGTTGTGCAGCATTTATCACAGCTTCCCTATAGCTATCAGGGAGCTAAAACGGCTTTAAAGTTTGCAACAATCCATAATGAACTAACCTTTTTTGAGGATGTGGAACTATTTTCACTTTTTAAAGACCATGAATTTGAAGAGGTACAAGCATTTCAGCAGCGAATACTGCAAAAGATAAATGCAAAACAACTGGAAACATTGCAGACATTTTTCGACTGTAATTTACAGCTTAAACTTTGTGCGCAACAATTAAATATTCATCGCCATACACTTACATATCGATTAAATAAAATAAGAGAACTAACAGGCTATGATCCACAATATTTTGAGGATGCAGTGATTTTAAAAATCGCATGTACATTGCGAACACTCTCAATAAGTAAAGAGCTGTCTAAAAAGGGAAGACCTTTCTAG
- a CDS encoding ribonuclease H family protein, whose amino-acid sequence MDVVIEWTYKTPKGATTVLRSEEMPAAQALLLAEDMEKTGRVKLLHCIDRQATSWSLKELKAYLKEIDSEPHDITVYFDGGFDRGTRQAGLGCAIYYEQNGKSYRLRKNAFSLELQSNNEAEYAALYLGLVELELLNVHHLPVRFIGDSQVVINQLSGEWPALEKELASWADKIDAKLAQLAIQPTYQLIARKNNNEADRLATQALNGIDITSTSEIGKK is encoded by the coding sequence ATGGATGTTGTCATTGAATGGACTTATAAAACACCAAAAGGAGCTACAACGGTTTTACGTTCAGAAGAGATGCCTGCTGCTCAAGCACTTTTACTAGCAGAAGATATGGAGAAAACAGGAAGAGTCAAATTATTGCATTGTATAGATCGGCAGGCTACAAGTTGGTCGTTAAAGGAATTAAAGGCGTATTTAAAGGAAATAGATAGTGAGCCACATGACATTACGGTTTATTTTGATGGTGGCTTTGACCGTGGGACAAGACAGGCAGGACTAGGCTGTGCCATTTATTATGAGCAAAATGGTAAGTCCTATCGTTTACGAAAAAATGCCTTTTCATTGGAGCTTCAATCAAATAATGAGGCGGAATATGCAGCGCTTTATTTAGGCTTAGTGGAGCTGGAGTTATTAAATGTTCACCATCTGCCTGTCCGTTTTATAGGCGATTCACAGGTAGTTATTAATCAGCTAAGTGGGGAATGGCCAGCATTAGAGAAGGAGCTAGCAAGCTGGGCAGATAAAATTGATGCCAAGCTAGCGCAGCTCGCCATTCAACCAACGTATCAGCTTATTGCACGCAAGAACAATAACGAGGCAGATCGACTTGCTACACAAGCTTTAAACGGCATTGATATTACTAGTACAAGTGAAATTGGAAAGAAATAG